CCTCGGTTGATGCACACCTCGCCCTGGTCGTCCATCCAGGGAACTCGGAACATCACCACTCTTTCGGGCTCGATGATGCGCTCGAGCACCTTGGCGCTACGGTACTCGGGATGCCGGTCGAGGACGAGCTCGAGTGACTCGACGACCTCCTGGACCGCCTGGTGGAATTCGGGCTCCGCCGGGTTCTTGGCTTTGACCTCCGACATGAGGGTGGCTACGTATTCGCTCATGGGGCTTGCTTCTCCTTTGTGCTTGGAAGGGGGCTAGTTCTCGTGAACGACTCGACCCGCGACCACGGTCATCACGACGCGAGCGGTGCGGATTTCCTCTGGCTCGACGGCGGTGAGATCGCGATCGATGACCGTGAAATCGGCGAGATATCCCGGCTTCAACATGCCGCGGTTCCCCTCCTCGAAGGAAGCGTAGGCGGCCGCGCGCGTGTAAGCCGTGAGCGCGTCTTCGACTCCGATCTTTTCCTCCGGGACCCACCCATCGGGATTGGCCTCATCGAGCGTTCGGCGTGTCACGGCCGCATAGATACCTTCGAGAGGTGTGGGCGGAGCGACGAACCAGTCGCTTCCGAATGCGAGATCCGCACCCGCCTCGAGGAGGCTCTTGAACGCGTAGGTCGTTCGAATGCGCAGGGGTCCGATCACCTTCTCCGCCCACCGGCCATCATCGATGGCGTGGTAGGGCTGCATGCTGGGGATGACGCCGAGCGGGGCGAAACGCGAAATGTCTTCCTTCCTGAGGTGCTGGGCGTGCTCGACGCGGAATCGGCGGTCGCGCTCGCCGTTCACCCGGGAAACGCGCTCGAAGATGTCGAGAAGCGTCTCATTGGCGCGGTCGCCGATCGCGTGAACGGCGACGTGAAGCCCGGCGGCATCCGCGCCCGATATCCATTCGTACAGATCCTCCTCGCCATTCACGAAGAAACCGCGATCGGCAGGCTGGTCGTCGTAGGGCGCGTGGAATGCCGCGGTATGGGAGCCGAGGGAGCCGTCGACGAAACCTTTGAGCATTCCGTACCGCAGCCATTCGTCCCCCCGGCCTTCCGCGGCCACGAAGTCTCGGAGTCGTTCCCAGCTCGCAAGGGGAACGGCGGCGTAGATTCGGGTCGTCAAAGCATTCTTTTCCCGAGCACGCCGGAAGGCGGCAAGGTCGTCCCACGTTCCCATGTGATGGACCGTCGTCACGCCCCGTTGCGCGACGTAGCCCATGGCCGCCTCGAGCGCCCGGGCAGTCATCGCTTCGTCGGGAGGGGGCACTACGTCCCCGACGAGATCCATGGCGTTGTCCCGGAGAATGCCGGTGGGCTCGCCGTCTTCGTCGCGCTCAATCGATCCTCCTTCGACGTCCGCGGTATCGCGAGTGACGCCGGCCGCTTCGAGAGCGAGGCGGTTAGCCAGCGCCATGTGACCATCGAGCCGATGGACCCACACGGGGTTCTCGGGCGTGACCTCGTCGATCCAGTGGCGCTCGGGGAGGTCTCCGCCCCACAGTTGGTGATCCCAGTCCCCGCCGAGGATCCAGGATCCCGGGGGCGCCGCTGCGGCGAATTCTGCGATGCGACGGGTGAACTCCTCGGGACTCGAAGCATCGCGAAGCTGGACCGACGCGAGTCGGAAGCCGCCATCGAGAAAGTGAACATGGCTGTCGATGAAACCGGGAGTGACGAACCGACCGGTCGCATCGACCACCCTGGCTCCCCCCAGTCGGGCGCGCACCTCGGAGCTCGAGCCGACGGCGAGGATCCTCTCGCCGCCAACGAGGATGGCCTCCGCCCAAGGATCGGAGGGGTTGCCCGTCCAGACCCGCGCGTTGAGAATTGCGAGGCTAGGGGAGGGGCCGTCTTCGGCAGGACATCCCATCAGGCACAAGGCAAGCACCGGTGCGACAATTCGGGTCTGCAGTGTGGTCAGTGTCTAGGCTCGATCGTCCAAGAATCGGTTGAGGGTGTCTCCGCGGCGAATGTTACGCTCTTCGTTCGCTTCCACGAACGCCATAACAAAATGGTAGTTCC
The genomic region above belongs to Vicinamibacteria bacterium and contains:
- a CDS encoding amidohydrolase; the protein is MLALCLMGCPAEDGPSPSLAILNARVWTGNPSDPWAEAILVGGERILAVGSSSEVRARLGGARVVDATGRFVTPGFIDSHVHFLDGGFRLASVQLRDASSPEEFTRRIAEFAAAAPPGSWILGGDWDHQLWGGDLPERHWIDEVTPENPVWVHRLDGHMALANRLALEAAGVTRDTADVEGGSIERDEDGEPTGILRDNAMDLVGDVVPPPDEAMTARALEAAMGYVAQRGVTTVHHMGTWDDLAAFRRAREKNALTTRIYAAVPLASWERLRDFVAAEGRGDEWLRYGMLKGFVDGSLGSHTAAFHAPYDDQPADRGFFVNGEEDLYEWISGADAAGLHVAVHAIGDRANETLLDIFERVSRVNGERDRRFRVEHAQHLRKEDISRFAPLGVIPSMQPYHAIDDGRWAEKVIGPLRIRTTYAFKSLLEAGADLAFGSDWFVAPPTPLEGIYAAVTRRTLDEANPDGWVPEEKIGVEDALTAYTRAAAYASFEEGNRGMLKPGYLADFTVIDRDLTAVEPEEIRTARVVMTVVAGRVVHEN